Proteins co-encoded in one Streptomyces sp. NBC_01283 genomic window:
- a CDS encoding helix-turn-helix domain-containing protein, whose protein sequence is MRTTPTRTTPVPTPVSPAAKEPLWRDVVGDVLRRERLAQERTLKEVADEARISMPYLSEVERGRKEASSEVLAAGARALGLSLADLLSLAQTELTRHAQSTRPRQGDIRLAA, encoded by the coding sequence ATGCGCACGACTCCCACGCGCACGACTCCCGTGCCAACTCCCGTGTCACCGGCGGCGAAAGAGCCCCTGTGGCGGGACGTGGTCGGTGACGTGCTGCGCCGCGAGCGCCTCGCCCAGGAACGTACGCTCAAGGAAGTCGCCGACGAGGCCCGCATCTCGATGCCGTATCTCTCCGAGGTGGAGCGCGGCCGCAAGGAGGCTTCGTCCGAAGTCCTCGCGGCCGGCGCCCGGGCGCTCGGGCTGAGCCTGGCGGACCTTCTCTCCCTGGCCCAGACCGAGTTGACCCGCCACGCGCAGTCCACGCGCCCACGCCAGGGAGACATCCGCCTGGCCGCGTAG
- a CDS encoding alpha/beta fold hydrolase, with protein sequence MPFAEAADGTALHYEVHGSGHPLVLLSGQSNSRRWWDPVRDDFAAAYRTVVLDWRGTGESGRPDTDSYSTPGFARDVIAVLDHAGIGRAHVYGTSMGGRVAQWIAADHPGRVDRLVLGCTSPGAPHGIERGPEVRAALTQGDPAAAHRALRELMYTPGWIAERERGPRKPVFHTLGDPDMPPHARRRHLRASARHDAWDALVRITAPTLVVHGTDDVFNPAANAPLLTERISGARMRLIPGARHAYFEEFADVATPLVLDFLAEGVPAVEGA encoded by the coding sequence ATGCCCTTCGCTGAAGCCGCCGACGGCACCGCCCTGCACTACGAGGTCCACGGCTCCGGCCACCCCCTGGTCCTGCTCAGCGGGCAGTCCAACAGCCGCCGCTGGTGGGACCCGGTGCGGGACGACTTCGCCGCCGCGTACCGGACCGTCGTACTCGACTGGCGCGGCACCGGCGAGAGCGGCCGCCCCGACACCGACAGCTACAGCACGCCCGGCTTCGCCCGCGACGTCATCGCCGTGCTCGACCACGCGGGCATCGGCCGCGCCCATGTGTACGGCACGTCGATGGGCGGCCGGGTCGCCCAGTGGATCGCCGCCGACCACCCCGGGCGGGTCGACCGCCTCGTCCTCGGCTGTACGTCGCCGGGGGCGCCGCACGGCATCGAGCGCGGGCCCGAGGTGCGGGCCGCCCTCACGCAGGGCGACCCGGCGGCCGCGCACCGCGCCCTGCGGGAGCTGATGTACACCCCCGGCTGGATCGCCGAACGGGAGCGTGGCCCCAGGAAGCCCGTGTTCCACACCCTCGGCGATCCGGACATGCCCCCGCACGCGCGGCGGCGCCACCTGCGGGCCAGCGCCCGGCACGACGCCTGGGACGCGCTGGTGCGGATCACGGCACCGACACTCGTGGTGCACGGCACCGATGACGTGTTCAACCCGGCCGCCAACGCTCCCCTGCTCACGGAACGCATCTCCGGGGCGCGCATGCGGCTCATCCCGGGCGCGCGGCACGCGTACTTCGAGGAGTTCGCGGACGTGGCGACGCCGCTCGTGCTCGACTTCCTGGCGGAGGGCGTCCCGGCAGTCGAAGGTGCCTAA
- a CDS encoding helix-turn-helix domain-containing protein encodes MDQPTPTPAPEPLDGRAELSEFLRTRRARLQPEDVGLPNFGRHRRVPGLRREELAQLAGVSVAYYTRLEQGNGRNVSGEVLDAIARALRLTDAEHAHLTHLAKPKQHKKKRPARPQRVRPALLQLMDAMEGVPAYVVGRRSDILGWNRMAAALFGDWGEVPPEERNWARICFLRPDSRVLFRDWEQKASDIVSFLRMDAGCFPNDPLLSALVGELSVKSEEFRSLWATHDVREKGHGVKRLHHSLVGDLTLSFETLRLPDDHDQSLVTYHAEPDSASADALRLLASWGADATRTGAAGSGTQ; translated from the coding sequence ATGGACCAGCCGACCCCCACCCCCGCCCCCGAGCCCCTCGACGGCCGCGCCGAGCTCAGTGAGTTCCTGCGCACCCGCAGGGCCCGGCTGCAGCCGGAGGACGTCGGGCTGCCGAACTTCGGGCGTCACCGGCGGGTGCCGGGGCTGCGCCGCGAGGAGCTGGCGCAGCTCGCCGGGGTGTCCGTCGCGTACTACACCCGTCTTGAGCAGGGCAACGGCCGCAACGTCTCGGGCGAGGTGCTTGACGCGATCGCCCGTGCCCTGCGCCTCACGGACGCCGAGCACGCCCACCTGACGCACCTGGCGAAGCCGAAGCAGCACAAGAAGAAGCGTCCGGCGCGCCCCCAGCGCGTGCGGCCCGCGCTGCTCCAGCTCATGGACGCGATGGAGGGCGTGCCCGCCTACGTGGTCGGCCGCCGCTCGGACATCCTCGGCTGGAACCGCATGGCCGCCGCGCTCTTCGGTGACTGGGGCGAGGTGCCGCCGGAGGAGCGGAACTGGGCGCGGATCTGTTTCCTGCGGCCCGATTCACGCGTGCTGTTCCGGGACTGGGAGCAGAAGGCGTCGGACATCGTGAGCTTCCTGCGGATGGACGCGGGCTGCTTCCCCAACGACCCGCTGCTCTCGGCCCTGGTCGGCGAGCTCTCCGTGAAGAGCGAGGAGTTCCGGAGCCTGTGGGCCACGCATGACGTGCGGGAGAAGGGGCACGGCGTCAAGCGCCTGCACCACTCCCTGGTGGGCGATCTGACCCTGTCGTTCGAGACGCTCCGGCTGCCGGACGATCACGACCAGTCACTGGTGACGTACCACGCGGAGCCGGATTCGGCGTCGGCCGACGCACTGCGGCTCCTGGCCAGCTGGGGAGCGGACGCGACACGGACCGGTGCGGCGGGGTCGGGGACGCAGTAG
- a CDS encoding aminoglycoside phosphotransferase family protein, whose translation MTGTPIEVPEGFALSTVQREGERGRTWLATLPGLADELLRRWDCEPSEAVTHGQVGIVVPVRRRYDGTPAVLKISFPHPGNVHEPDAFAVWAGRGAVRLYERDDARFAMLLERAGAHSEHPEHPEHPEHSLASMEDTDEAVAVAGRLARRLAVPAPAGLPRMSSLVAEWECELRDEDRELGSPLPARVVAAAIATVRELGRDQPETLVHGDLHFTNVLRSEREPWLAIDPKGYVGDPAYDSITLLRTRFEALLTAPDPRAAALRRLDVFADAAEVDRERARRWAQARAVTAAHWGMRHGDPAWLVKATEALAEALT comes from the coding sequence ATGACCGGGACACCCATCGAGGTACCAGAGGGCTTCGCGCTCAGCACGGTCCAGCGGGAGGGCGAGCGGGGCCGGACCTGGCTCGCCACGCTGCCGGGGCTCGCCGACGAGCTGCTCCGGCGCTGGGACTGCGAGCCCTCGGAAGCCGTCACCCACGGGCAGGTCGGCATCGTCGTACCCGTGAGACGGCGGTACGACGGCACGCCCGCCGTCCTGAAGATCTCCTTCCCGCACCCCGGCAACGTCCACGAGCCGGACGCCTTCGCGGTGTGGGCGGGCCGGGGCGCGGTCCGCCTGTACGAGCGGGACGACGCGCGGTTCGCGATGCTCCTGGAGCGGGCGGGAGCACACTCGGAGCATCCAGAGCATCCAGAGCATCCAGAGCATTCCCTCGCGAGCATGGAGGACACCGACGAGGCGGTGGCCGTGGCCGGGCGCCTGGCGCGCCGCCTCGCCGTGCCCGCGCCCGCCGGGCTGCCCCGGATGAGCTCGCTGGTGGCCGAGTGGGAGTGCGAACTGCGGGACGAGGACCGGGAGTTGGGCTCACCGCTGCCCGCGCGCGTGGTGGCCGCGGCGATCGCCACCGTGCGCGAACTCGGCCGCGACCAGCCGGAGACCCTCGTCCACGGGGACCTGCACTTCACCAATGTACTGAGGTCGGAGCGCGAGCCCTGGCTCGCCATCGACCCCAAGGGATACGTCGGCGACCCGGCGTACGACTCGATCACGTTGCTCCGCACCCGCTTCGAGGCCCTGCTCACCGCACCCGACCCGCGGGCCGCCGCCCTGCGCCGCCTTGACGTCTTCGCCGACGCCGCCGAGGTCGACCGCGAACGGGCCCGGAGGTGGGCGCAGGCGAGGGCGGTGACGGCGGCGCACTGGGGGATGCGGCACGGGGACCCCGCGTGGCTGGTCAAGGCCACGGAGGCGCTGGCGGAGGCGCTGACGTGA
- a CDS encoding ATP-dependent Clp protease proteolytic subunit, with the protein MSQYTIPTVVERTPQGERAYDIYSRLLSERIIFLGTEIDDGVANVVIAQLLHLESSNPEREVAIYINSPGGSFTSLMAIYDTMSFISAPISTFCVGQAASTAAVLLAGGNPGRRFVLEHSRVLLGQPASGGQQGTVSDLSLQAKEMLRIRSQVEDVLSRHSGHDVATLRADMDRDKVFTAEDAVAYGLADEVLSRRMLAAA; encoded by the coding sequence ATGAGCCAGTACACGATTCCGACCGTCGTCGAGCGCACCCCGCAGGGCGAGCGCGCCTACGACATCTACAGCAGGCTGCTCTCGGAGCGGATCATCTTCCTCGGGACCGAGATCGACGACGGCGTGGCCAACGTCGTCATCGCGCAGCTGCTTCACCTGGAGTCCTCGAACCCCGAGCGTGAGGTCGCCATCTACATCAACTCGCCTGGTGGATCGTTTACTTCGCTCATGGCGATCTACGACACCATGAGCTTCATCAGCGCCCCCATCTCGACGTTCTGCGTCGGACAGGCGGCCTCCACCGCCGCCGTGCTGCTCGCGGGCGGCAACCCCGGACGGCGTTTCGTCCTCGAACACTCGCGCGTGCTGCTCGGGCAGCCCGCGAGCGGCGGGCAGCAGGGGACGGTCTCCGACCTCAGCCTCCAGGCCAAGGAGATGCTGCGGATCCGCTCGCAGGTGGAGGACGTGCTGTCCCGGCACTCGGGGCACGATGTCGCCACACTGCGCGCGGACATGGACCGCGACAAGGTGTTCACCGCCGAGGACGCGGTGGCGTATGGGCTGGCTGATGAGGTGCTGAGTCGGCGGATGCTCGCCGCGGCGTAG
- a CDS encoding ATP-dependent Clp protease proteolytic subunit, whose amino-acid sequence MPPIVNAPRASEGETPSTRFDDHLAAQLLTQRIVFLGTQVDEVSANRVCAQLLLLSAEDPRTDISLYINSPGGSVTAGLAIYDTMRLIPNDVSTLAMGFAASMGQFLLTVGTAGKRYALPNARIMMHQPSAGIGGTTADIAIQAENLEFTKRSVERITAEHTGQSEDVISRDGDRDRWFTAEQAKEYGMVDRVLDSLADVRPAASKPRMGLGV is encoded by the coding sequence ATGCCACCCATCGTCAATGCCCCGCGAGCCTCCGAGGGCGAGACGCCCTCGACGCGGTTCGACGACCATCTGGCCGCGCAGTTGCTGACCCAGCGGATCGTCTTCCTCGGGACCCAGGTCGACGAGGTCTCCGCGAACCGGGTCTGCGCGCAGCTCCTGCTGCTCTCCGCCGAGGACCCGCGGACCGACATCAGCCTCTACATCAACAGCCCCGGAGGTTCCGTCACCGCCGGGCTCGCCATCTACGACACCATGCGGCTCATCCCGAATGACGTGTCGACCCTCGCCATGGGATTCGCGGCCAGCATGGGGCAGTTCCTGCTGACCGTCGGCACCGCGGGCAAGCGGTACGCCCTGCCCAACGCGCGGATCATGATGCACCAGCCGTCCGCCGGCATCGGCGGGACCACCGCCGACATCGCGATCCAGGCCGAGAACCTGGAGTTCACGAAGAGGTCCGTCGAGCGGATCACCGCCGAGCACACCGGGCAGAGCGAGGACGTCATCTCGCGTGACGGCGACCGCGACCGGTGGTTCACCGCCGAGCAGGCCAAGGAGTACGGGATGGTCGACCGGGTGCTCGACTCGCTCGCCGATGTGCGGCCCGCGGCCTCCAAGCCGCGTATGGGACTGGGGGTCTGA
- a CDS encoding VOC family protein, with protein sequence MSIELNHTIVTARDKKASAQFLADVLGLKVSPQYGPFIPVEIPNGVTLDYYEGDGGPITPQHYAFLVSEDEFDAIFGRIKDAGLTYWADPHHTVVDEINTNDGGRGVYWDDPNGHSLEILTRPYGSGS encoded by the coding sequence ATGTCCATCGAGCTCAACCACACCATCGTCACCGCGCGGGACAAGAAGGCGTCCGCCCAGTTCCTCGCCGACGTCCTGGGCCTCAAGGTGAGCCCCCAGTACGGACCGTTCATCCCCGTCGAGATCCCCAACGGCGTCACGCTGGACTACTACGAGGGCGACGGCGGCCCGATCACCCCCCAGCACTACGCCTTCCTGGTCTCCGAGGACGAGTTCGACGCCATCTTCGGGCGCATCAAGGACGCGGGGCTCACCTACTGGGCCGACCCGCACCACACGGTCGTCGACGAGATCAACACCAACGACGGCGGCCGGGGCGTCTACTGGGACGACCCGAACGGTCACAGTCTGGAGATCCTCACCAGGCCGTACGGCAGCGGCAGTTAG
- a CDS encoding ANTAR domain-containing protein, producing MSFSRLADATAISLHQQTTLDQHRTLGTQLQQALNTRNAIEQAKGYVAARHGTDPDWAFQRLRAHARRHGLRIDRVARAIVEGTLTLPLPTAGTDGHADAPADRSRPSHG from the coding sequence TTGAGCTTTTCGCGCCTTGCGGACGCCACCGCCATCTCTCTGCACCAGCAGACCACTCTCGACCAGCACCGCACTCTGGGCACCCAGCTGCAACAAGCCCTCAACACCCGCAACGCCATCGAGCAGGCAAAGGGCTATGTTGCCGCCCGCCACGGCACCGACCCGGACTGGGCGTTCCAACGCTTGCGTGCCCACGCCCGCCGCCACGGCCTCCGCATCGACCGTGTCGCACGCGCCATCGTCGAAGGCACCCTCACCCTCCCCCTGCCCACCGCTGGAACGGACGGGCACGCTGACGCCCCGGCAGACCGAAGCCGTCCGTCACACGGATAA
- a CDS encoding NAD(P)-dependent alcohol dehydrogenase, whose translation MTAQTSITTVSAYAAPSAKAPLERTTIPRRPVGESDVLIDIKYAGICHSDIHQARDGWGEGIFPMVPGHEIAGVVTEVGSAVTKFAVGDRVGVGCMVDSCRECENCKAGLEQYCVKGNVPTYNGLGKDGEPTYGGYSSHVVVDEAFTVRIPDGLSLDVAAPLLCAGITTYSPLHRWNAGPGKKVAVVGLGGLGHMGVKIAHAMGAEVTVLSQSLRKKDDGLKMGADHYYATSDEATFEQLAGSFDVILSTVSAPLPLDKYLGLLRSEGAFVNVGAPEEPVSLNLFSVIGGGKTLAGSMIGGIQETQEMLDFCAEHGLGSEIELIDADQINEAYERVLASDVRYRFVIDAATI comes from the coding sequence ATGACCGCACAGACCAGCATCACCACCGTTTCCGCTTACGCCGCCCCGTCCGCCAAGGCCCCCCTGGAGCGGACCACCATCCCGCGCCGCCCGGTGGGCGAGTCCGACGTACTGATCGACATCAAGTACGCGGGCATCTGTCACTCGGACATCCACCAGGCTCGCGACGGCTGGGGCGAGGGCATCTTCCCGATGGTCCCGGGCCATGAGATCGCCGGTGTCGTCACCGAGGTCGGCTCCGCCGTCACCAAGTTCGCGGTCGGCGACCGCGTCGGCGTCGGCTGCATGGTCGACTCCTGCCGCGAGTGCGAGAACTGCAAGGCAGGCCTCGAGCAGTACTGCGTCAAGGGCAACGTGCCGACGTACAACGGCCTCGGCAAGGACGGTGAGCCGACCTACGGCGGCTACTCCTCGCACGTCGTCGTGGACGAGGCGTTCACCGTCCGCATCCCCGACGGCCTCTCCCTGGACGTCGCCGCGCCGCTCCTGTGCGCGGGCATCACCACGTACTCCCCGCTCCACCGCTGGAACGCGGGCCCCGGCAAGAAGGTCGCCGTCGTGGGCCTGGGCGGTCTCGGCCACATGGGTGTCAAGATCGCGCACGCCATGGGCGCCGAGGTGACCGTCCTCTCGCAGTCGCTGCGCAAGAAGGACGACGGCCTGAAGATGGGCGCCGACCACTACTACGCGACCAGCGACGAGGCCACCTTCGAGCAGCTCGCCGGCTCCTTCGACGTGATCCTCTCCACGGTCTCCGCGCCGCTGCCGCTGGACAAGTACCTGGGTCTGCTGCGCTCCGAGGGTGCCTTCGTGAACGTCGGCGCCCCCGAGGAGCCGGTCTCGCTCAACCTGTTCTCCGTGATCGGCGGCGGCAAGACCCTCGCCGGCTCCATGATCGGCGGCATCCAGGAGACCCAGGAGATGCTCGACTTCTGCGCCGAGCACGGCCTGGGCTCGGAGATCGAGCTGATCGACGCCGACCAGATCAACGAGGCGTACGAGCGCGTCCTCGCCAGCGACGTGCGCTACCGCTTCGTGATCGACGCGGCCACCATCTGA
- a CDS encoding recombinase family protein, which translates to MIKGDQLVPVVAYARISADLERDGHGVEDQHNVNDETAAALGLRIVHYYTDNDLSAAKANVVRPDFEGMLRALKAGQLPDGQEVRGAIVVADDRLVRRVGDYERFVDALTYEDGRVYADAKGLKDLYNEDVESMGLFGVVIAKAEVRKIKRRTRRSHRRRAEQGIPVGGTRPFGWKDDKRTLEPEEAGLLAKAARDVIAGKSLHSILAAWSDEGVRTVHGNVWRSRSLKLALWNPRLCGWRRHNGDLVRDAGGVPVVGQWEPIITPKEWMAIDALFSARIGPNVKADDTITDYRTPSHLLTGILRCGKPKADGQICNAPLRASTRADLSGGYLYQCPSRSMGGCGGSARNGTKVDEYITEAVLAKLEERAAVKSETDSAWGGEDELIRLMAKQRKMLQAWQEDQISDELFFPENHKMESRIKDLRKERTQHALRVQRASVVTEDVREQWESGRLDMAQKRALIREALHAVIVRPVGGGGRRPFNPDLLDPKWTEG; encoded by the coding sequence ATGATCAAAGGTGATCAGTTAGTCCCGGTGGTGGCCTACGCGAGGATCTCGGCTGACCTGGAGAGGGACGGCCACGGGGTCGAGGACCAGCACAACGTCAACGACGAGACTGCGGCAGCGCTCGGCCTGAGGATCGTTCACTACTACACAGACAACGATCTCTCGGCAGCGAAGGCCAATGTCGTAAGGCCGGACTTCGAGGGGATGTTGAGGGCCCTCAAGGCCGGACAGCTCCCGGACGGCCAAGAGGTACGTGGGGCGATCGTCGTCGCGGATGACCGACTGGTGAGGCGGGTCGGTGACTACGAACGGTTCGTGGACGCGCTGACGTACGAGGACGGCCGGGTCTACGCGGACGCCAAAGGGCTCAAGGACCTCTACAACGAAGACGTCGAGTCCATGGGCCTGTTCGGAGTCGTCATCGCGAAGGCGGAAGTGCGCAAAATCAAGCGGCGCACGCGTCGCTCGCACCGTCGCCGTGCCGAGCAGGGCATTCCCGTTGGCGGTACGCGGCCGTTCGGTTGGAAGGACGACAAGCGGACGCTGGAGCCTGAGGAAGCCGGTCTGTTGGCCAAGGCGGCGCGCGACGTGATCGCGGGAAAGTCGCTCCACTCCATCCTTGCCGCATGGAGCGACGAGGGTGTGCGGACCGTCCACGGGAACGTGTGGCGAAGCCGATCGCTGAAGCTCGCCCTCTGGAATCCTCGTTTGTGCGGATGGAGAAGGCACAACGGAGATCTGGTCAGAGACGCTGGCGGTGTCCCAGTAGTGGGACAGTGGGAACCCATCATCACGCCGAAAGAATGGATGGCAATCGACGCCCTCTTTTCCGCTCGGATTGGTCCCAATGTCAAGGCCGACGACACAATCACCGACTACCGGACTCCTTCGCATCTTCTGACTGGGATTCTCCGATGCGGAAAGCCGAAGGCGGACGGGCAGATCTGCAACGCTCCCTTGAGGGCGAGCACCAGGGCGGATCTCTCAGGTGGATACCTCTATCAGTGCCCGAGCCGGTCCATGGGTGGTTGTGGGGGTAGCGCCCGTAACGGAACCAAGGTGGATGAGTACATCACGGAGGCCGTACTCGCGAAGCTGGAGGAGCGTGCGGCAGTCAAGAGTGAGACGGACTCTGCGTGGGGTGGAGAGGACGAGCTGATCCGTTTGATGGCCAAGCAGCGGAAGATGTTGCAGGCGTGGCAGGAGGACCAGATCTCGGACGAGCTGTTCTTCCCTGAGAACCACAAGATGGAGTCACGCATCAAGGACCTGCGCAAGGAGCGCACGCAGCACGCCTTGCGTGTTCAGCGGGCTTCGGTGGTGACTGAGGACGTTCGGGAGCAGTGGGAGTCGGGCAGGCTTGACATGGCGCAGAAGCGCGCGCTCATTCGCGAGGCGCTTCACGCTGTGATCGTCCGGCCAGTGGGCGGAGGGGGTAGACGCCCGTTCAACCCTGACCTACTCGACCCCAAGTGGACCGAGGGATAG